GATCGGCATGGGGCGATGGGCACCCGCTGGGAAGTTTTGCCTCCATCGACCTGCATTTTCCGCTCAGGCAGGCCCCAAATGGGCTCACCATCGAGGGGAATGGTCGAGGTACGTGTGTGCAAGATGGCCACGGCTGCCTTACACACACGCACCCCTTGAATTAGTGGTTCTTCCATGTAGGCTAGTTGGGAATCAAAATCACTATCTGTTAGCTGAGGTGATTGGACCGGATCGCAGGTTCCTCTTCTTTGCGGTTTGTCTGGTGGCGGAGGCGATGTTTGTCTGGCTGGTCTTGCCCAAGACAAAAGACGTTTTCGCGAACAGCGGCAGCAGAAACCCGGAATTGACTGATCCGGGGTGGTGTAAAATAGCAGATGTCTTGAAGTCTTGTTGGCCAAACCGATGATCGACACCCACAAACAGCGTCGTCCTCGACCCGATGGCTCTTCCTTACGTCTCTACGGGTTACTGCTGGGGTTCGCGTTCGTGCCGCTCGCAGAACCTGGCGCCGTCCGGGCTGATATGCGCCCCAATATCATTGTCGTTCTTACCGACGATCAGGGGTACGGCGATCTGGGAATCCACGGCAACACGAAGATTTCGACGCCGAATCTCGACGCCTTTGCACGCGAGTCTCTCGAGATGACTCGCTTTTACGTTGAACCGGTATGCTCGCCGACTCGAGCCAGCCTACTGACGGGACGTTATCATATGCGGACTGGCGTGCTTGCCACCTCGCGCGGTGGCGCTCGTATCTTTGGCGATGAAGAGACAATCGCAGAGATTCTCGCCAGGAGCGGATACCGCACGGCCATCGCGGGTAAGTGGCATCTTGGCGACAACGCGCCGTCTCGTCCGCAGGACCAAGGCTTTCAACAAGTTCTTGTGCATCGGTCTGGAGGGATCGGCCAAATACCCGATGATGATGCTACTTACTTCAGTCCCATTCTTTGGCGCAACGGCCGGCGTGAGATTGTTGAGGGCTATTGTACGGATCTCTTTTTCGATGCGGGTATCGAATTTATTAAGGAAAATCGCGCTCAGCCGTTCTTCCTCTACCTGCCCACAAACGTGCCACACACACCGATTTCAGTCGGGAAGAAGTATTGGAAACCGTTCGCCGATTCCGGCGTTTCCGAGGAGACTGCGAAGCTCTACGGCATGATGAAGAATCTCGATGATAATTTTGGACGCCTGACAAAAACTCTTGCGGAAACTGGGCTTGCGAGAAATAGCATCGTGATTTTTATGTCGGACAATGGACCGACCCCGGGTCGATTCAACGCTGGACTTCGCGGCTCGAAGGGCAGAGTTTACGAGGGCGGCATTCGCGTGCCTTTTTGGGTGCGCTGGCCGAAGCGAATCACTGCAGGGGCACACGTGGACCGCATTGCGGCGCACATCGATCTTCTTCCGACGCTTGCTGACACCGCGGGAGCGTCACCCTCTGAACCCGAGCGACTCGACGGCGTCAATCTGCTGAAACTATGGACCGGTGAGATCGAGCCAAAGGCTTGGCCAACACGAAAGATCTACATCCAGACGGTCAAACGCATTCTTCAAAATCGTTACCTCAACGCCGCCGTGATCACCCAACGCTACAAGTGGGTATCGCATGCGGGAGTCGGCCAGGTTGACGATTTTGATGCCTCGAAGATCGAGCTCTACGACCTTATCCGTGACCCCGGAGAGTCCCAAAACGTTGCCCTGCGTCATCGGAAAGTACTCAGTGATCTCTCATTGGGATACGAGGCATGGTTCGATGAGATGAAACGAGAACGCGAATTTGCAATAGGTCCGATCGATCTCGGGAGCGCGCTCGAAAATCCGTCTTATCTCTGCCGCTATCAGGACGGTCAGAATCTCTCAGGCCATTCGCAGACCGATGGTTGGCAAGTGCGCGTGCGGCGCGCCGGTCGCTATCGCTTGACGATCCAGTGGCCCGACCACGATGGCGGAGTGCTGGTCGTGAACTGGCGCGGGAAATATTCTCGCCACCCTCTCGCCGAGAATGAACGTAGCGCGATTGTCAATCTCGACGCGGGTAAAGGCTTGATCGACGTTGGTTTTGAGACAAAGGCGGGCCGGCAGATTCGACAGCCGTGGAGCGACAAGACAGAGCAGGGGGACGTCTGGGTTGAGCGAATCGACGAGCGTGAGCGAATCTGGCCTGCGATGAAGACTCCCTCTATTTTTTTGCCAGAACACAACGTTCGAGAATGTTCTCGTGAACTTCACATCTTGGACTGATCGTCATCAATTCGCGCCTAGCTGGAATTCGGCTCATGCCAAAATTGAACGATAGGAAGGGGGCTGGAATGTCAGAAAAAGATGTGGTTTGGCGCGCGTCAGCCGAAGTGGATGCAAGATCCAACACCCGCCGCTTCATGTCAATTCATGGCATTGAAACGTATGAGGAACTTGTTCGACGATCTTGCACGGACCCAGAGTGGTTTTGGCCTGAAGCGATTTCTTTCCTGGGTATTCCTTTTTTTCAACCGTATAAAACGGTGCGAGATCTTTCGGAAGGAAAACCTTTCGGTAAATGGTTTCATGACGGACGAGTGAACTTGTCGGCAATGTGTGTTGATCGATGGGCTGCAGAAACCCCTGGGAAAATTGCAATCAAAACTATTCGAGAGGATGGTCGACGTCGTGAACTGAGCTATTCCGAGCTGCTGGATTCGGTTTCTCGGACTGCCGGTTGGTTAGAGTCCGAGGGCATGCGGCCCGGCGATACGGCCGCCTGCTTTCTTCCCCTGGGCGTTGAAGCAGCGATTGTGCTTCTTGCTGTGGCCAGGGTCGGCGGCCTTTTCGTACCAATCTTTTCTGGCTTTGGAGCCGAGGCGATTGCGAGTCGTTTGCAAGACTCGAAGCCAAACATTCTTTTCACTGCGGATGGTTTTTTGCGGCGTGGAAAGATGGTTCCAATGAAGGAGACCGTCGATGCGGCAATCGATTTAGGATGTGAGATTTCTAAAGTGATTGTCGTTCCTTACACCGATCGTTCAGATACCCCATGGTGCGATGGTCGGGACGTGCCATGGAGCGATGTTGTAGGCTTTCACCACTTCGTTCCCCCGCGACCCATTCCATGCGAAGAGCCCGTGCTTTTAGCTTACACATCTGGCACCACGGGGAAACCTAAGGGGATTCTTCTTCCTCATGGGGGGGCCGCGATTAAGATCATCCAGGAGGGAGCCTTTCAACTCGACTACCAGACGACCGATGTGGCTACCTGGGTCACCGATATGGGATGGATCATGGGACCTTGGCTTATCATCGCCGGTCTTGGAAACGGCTCAACTCTAGCACTGATTGACGGAGCACCGGATTTTCCAGATCCAGGAACCCTTTGGAGACGGGTTGATGAGCTCGGGATTACCGCGTTGGGAGTATCTCCTACACTTATTCGAGCGTTGCAGTCTCACGGTGATCGGTTTCTGGAAAATACGTCTCGCTCTTCACTTCGTATTTTTGGTTCGACGGGAGAGCCTTGGAATCCCTCTCCCTGGTGGTGGCTTTTTGAGAAGGTTGGACGGGGGCAACTCCCAATCATCAATATGTCGGGTGGCACCGAGGTGGGGGCCTGCTTTCTCGCCGCCAATGTTCTGCAAGGCATGAAGCCTTGTTCAGTCGGTGGGCCTAGTTTGGGGATGTCCATCGACGTTTTCGACGAAGCTGGTGCGTCACTCCAGGGCGGAGTCGGAGAACTCGTGTGTACCGAGCATTGGCCGGCGGCAACGCGAGGTTTTTGGAACGAGAGGCAACAATATTTAGATACCTATTGGAACCGTTGGCCTGATGTCTGGGTCCATGGTGATTGGGCTATGGTGGATTCCGACGGATTTTGGTTTTTACATGGTCGCTCGGACGATACCCTCAATATCGCCGGGAAACGTATAGGACCTGCCGAAATCGAAAATGCTGCAGTCTCCCATCCTCAGGTAGCAATGGCTGCCGCGATTGGAGTTCCTGATGATTTGAAAGGCGAGGTGATCGTCGTCTACGTTGTTCCAGGTCCTGGTATTTCATCGGACGCTGACTTGCTTGATGAAGTCGAGGAAACGATTGTGGATATTGTCGGGAAAGCTTTTCGCCCAAAATATGTTTTTGCCGTGCCTGATGTTCCTCGGACTCGGTCACAGAAAATCATGCGACGAGTGATAAAGGCCCTCGCACTCGGTGAAAAGCCTGGCGATTTGTCGAGCTTGGAAAATCCTGATGCGCTCTCGGAAATTCAGCTTTTAAGCTGAGTTGAATCTCAGGCTCACCGCCTGCGATTCGAAAGGGAATGGGCTTCCGCTCAGAACTCATTTCTGATTTGCCTTGAGTAACCTGAATTTTTCGTTCAAACTGGCTCAGTTTTTTCCATTATTCCGCCATTTCACAGAAGCATTCCGTTGGGAAAATAATTCTGCATATTAGGCTGGAATAGTTCTGCTCGTTAGCCGAGTTGGAGCCAAAATTCTGAATAGGAAGTTAAGCCTGCCAGTTTAGTAAGGAACAGCGATATATGTCACCATCGAATGGGATGCCCAGGATCTATCCGTGGCAATGGATGAAGATGTGGTATCAGTTTAGCCTCCCCGGACGATATAACCTGATCGGTAAGCAGTGGGGAAAGGCTGACTCTGATTTGCCGACTGCCTGGGATAACCAAAAATTTCTGAAAGAGCATCCGCTCGACATGGAACGTCTACGTTGTCCCCAGAGCAACGAGTCGCTACTCGTCGTATCTCCCGAAGAGCTCCAATGCAGTGAAGTGTGCGATGAGGTTCGGGCGGCGCTCAGGCGTCGAGATCGGATCGTACTATTTAAATCATTCTTTGCAGACGAAGAAGAGTTACTGGATTGGGGGCGCGAACCAGCCAAGCACTTTGAGAACAAGCCTTATATTTTTGACGTTCCCGCTGCTGAGCACACGTCGGGAGAGGCGCTCCAACCTCAAGGGATGGACCCTGACCAATGCGTGAAACCTACCTGGTACTTGCGGACGTCGGGAGCGGCGCTCCAATCTCAATGGATGGACCTCTTTCCTGCCTTAGAAAAAATGGCCGCTGGGGTGCCGATGTATCTTGGGTTTAGTGTCACGTTGGCCCAGAATAACCCCACATTCCGAGCTCACCTGGAGCGGATCCTGCTGAAAATTGTTGACCTGCTTCCACCTAAGGATGACATCAGACGCTGCTATACGCACTCTTTCCTCTATCACGGAAATAAGTACCAGGCGCTTTTGCATCAGGCGACGACACCTGACTTTAGCTTCCAGATTGCGAACTCAAAGTACTGGAGGTTTGTGATGCACAAGTGGTCTCCGCTCATGCGTGCCATTCCTCTTTCGGGGGTACCTGGCGTCTGGTTGTCCAAGCACGAACTGATCCACCACACCGATATTCCTTTCGAGGAAGTGTTGGCAGAGCCCGGAGATATCTTGTTTTTTCCGGAGCATCTTTGGCACGAAGTACACAATGTGGAAGAGGGTCCTGGCTTAATGTGCGGCCTGCGGAGTCAATACTCAAAACGAAAAATAATTGAGGAAGTCTTGAAACGCGAACACATCAGTCGTTCATTGGCGTGGCATAAGTTTTCCAGCCTGATTTCGTTGAAGTTCACTAAACCAAATATGGATCGTCCTGAGTTTCAGTCTGAGTGAACGATGAATGGGCGAGTCTTCTTGGTCTTGGATCATGCCCCGTCGGAAACTCTTGCAAGGCCCGACGGATTGACTGTGGCACGACAGAAATGATGAACCTTGCGAAAGACTCTCTGCGCTGGGGTGTCAACTTACCTAACTGCTTCGAATGATGGGAGGCTCCTGAGTCTGTTTCTCATCGCCACGCAAAACTTTTTCGTATCAGGCGGACGTGTTTCGTTTCTTATCGATCCCCCAATTCGACTTCTTCTGCAGTGACTCTACAGTGGTGAATGTGCGGAGTGACTCCTAATGTCGACTGGCCCGTTAGAAATCATGCTCGTTAGGAAGCTATTCGGATGTCAAAAAGCTTGACGGTTTCGGATTCGTTACTGGGATCTCACGATCTGACGGAGTTGCAACGTGCGATGTTGATGGCCTCGCTGTCTGCACCGGAGGCAGGCTGGTACGTCCAGCAGTTGTTGTTGACCTTGGAAGAGCCATTTTCTGCTGACGTTTGGTGCAAAGCATGGTGCAAGCTCGTGGAACGCCATGATGTTTTACGGACTGCCTTTGATTTTGGACCGACGGGCCAGCTAGTTCAGCGGGTTCAACCACCAATCTCCGAAACTCTCCCGTTGCAAGTTTGGCAAGAGTGGCCGGAGGAAGTCACTGCACACG
The Pirellulaceae bacterium genome window above contains:
- a CDS encoding arylsulfatase, yielding MAKPMIDTHKQRRPRPDGSSLRLYGLLLGFAFVPLAEPGAVRADMRPNIIVVLTDDQGYGDLGIHGNTKISTPNLDAFARESLEMTRFYVEPVCSPTRASLLTGRYHMRTGVLATSRGGARIFGDEETIAEILARSGYRTAIAGKWHLGDNAPSRPQDQGFQQVLVHRSGGIGQIPDDDATYFSPILWRNGRREIVEGYCTDLFFDAGIEFIKENRAQPFFLYLPTNVPHTPISVGKKYWKPFADSGVSEETAKLYGMMKNLDDNFGRLTKTLAETGLARNSIVIFMSDNGPTPGRFNAGLRGSKGRVYEGGIRVPFWVRWPKRITAGAHVDRIAAHIDLLPTLADTAGASPSEPERLDGVNLLKLWTGEIEPKAWPTRKIYIQTVKRILQNRYLNAAVITQRYKWVSHAGVGQVDDFDASKIELYDLIRDPGESQNVALRHRKVLSDLSLGYEAWFDEMKREREFAIGPIDLGSALENPSYLCRYQDGQNLSGHSQTDGWQVRVRRAGRYRLTIQWPDHDGGVLVVNWRGKYSRHPLAENERSAIVNLDAGKGLIDVGFETKAGRQIRQPWSDKTEQGDVWVERIDERERIWPAMKTPSIFLPEHNVRECSRELHILD
- a CDS encoding AMP-binding protein codes for the protein MPKLNDRKGAGMSEKDVVWRASAEVDARSNTRRFMSIHGIETYEELVRRSCTDPEWFWPEAISFLGIPFFQPYKTVRDLSEGKPFGKWFHDGRVNLSAMCVDRWAAETPGKIAIKTIREDGRRRELSYSELLDSVSRTAGWLESEGMRPGDTAACFLPLGVEAAIVLLAVARVGGLFVPIFSGFGAEAIASRLQDSKPNILFTADGFLRRGKMVPMKETVDAAIDLGCEISKVIVVPYTDRSDTPWCDGRDVPWSDVVGFHHFVPPRPIPCEEPVLLAYTSGTTGKPKGILLPHGGAAIKIIQEGAFQLDYQTTDVATWVTDMGWIMGPWLIIAGLGNGSTLALIDGAPDFPDPGTLWRRVDELGITALGVSPTLIRALQSHGDRFLENTSRSSLRIFGSTGEPWNPSPWWWLFEKVGRGQLPIINMSGGTEVGACFLAANVLQGMKPCSVGGPSLGMSIDVFDEAGASLQGGVGELVCTEHWPAATRGFWNERQQYLDTYWNRWPDVWVHGDWAMVDSDGFWFLHGRSDDTLNIAGKRIGPAEIENAAVSHPQVAMAAAIGVPDDLKGEVIVVYVVPGPGISSDADLLDEVEETIVDIVGKAFRPKYVFAVPDVPRTRSQKIMRRVIKALALGEKPGDLSSLENPDALSEIQLLS